Below is a window of Brassica napus cultivar Da-Ae chromosome A5, Da-Ae, whole genome shotgun sequence DNA.
AATTTCAGCTTTATTACCTCGAGTCTTGGTTAACCGGTTAAACTCAATAGAATTCTGCATAACTGTCTTCTTCTGACAAGAAACCAAAGTTTCTTTCTCTCTTAAAGGCTTGTACCCAGTTTCTGCTACCATAGACTGCAAGGCACCCAGCTTCTCTCTAATCTGTAGATTCTTCTTTTTATCATCAGATGACAGATGCTTACGTGACTCCATTGCCTCTGacaatctttttctttttcgagAGTGCTCATTAACTACCTCATGCCTATCTTTTTGACCGCTTTGAACACAGTTTTCAGCCACAAAACAGAGCTTTCCATTTTTCCCGGTATCGACTTTATGGAACATACTTGATTTTGTTGGTTGGATATTTGGTATGTCTTTTGCTATTTCTGCTGAAGTAGTAAAAGCGAACTGCTCTCTTCCCTGTGAGGCCAGTAACTCCCCCTCAGAAAAAGATGTTGCGCTGGAAACTACTCCAGAAGTCAGTAACTCTCTAGACCCTCCAGTAGGAGAATCCAATTGAGAAATAGGATCGGAGACAGACTCACTCACGCCCCGTCCAGCTTTAGCGATTAACTGGGCAGAAAACTTGCAAGCTTGGTCCTGAGAACCAGGGTTGGCTCCCAAATGGCATCTTGCGTCAGAATTGTTTTCACCACTACGGTTCTTTGGGGGTTTCCTGCGACCTTCCACCTAAAAAGCAATGGAATGAAACATAAGTAAAGTAGTAAGGAATTAAAATGATCCAAAGTTTAAAGGCGATATATGTTGTGAATAATCTACCTATAGTAAGATTCAATGACACTAACAACTTCAACAGACTAGAGCCTAAGTGTTCATACTCAGATAACTTCAACTGACTATTTCAGCTAAACTAAGAATGCTTTAAGCCACAATCATAAACCTAGGATAAATAGAAAAACAGGATTCTTTTTAATTTACCATGTCATTCAGAACAGATCCATCATGTAGCCTAATGTCTGAAACCCGGGAGCAAAGAAAGTATCATATATCAAATCATCAAGCAGAATATTAAATTAAGATGGGAAGGAATAGAGTAAGAAATTTATGGCATAAACAAACCTTTGCAAGAGTAGCTGTACCTTCAACGTCTCTAGAAAAATACTCACCCAGAAGATTCATGCGATTTGTAAAACCACCGAACTCACGTTTTAACCGACCCAGCTCTTCTGCCTGAAACTCCCTTCGATATTTTTCAAACTCAGCCACTTCATTGAAGTGCTTTTCACGTTTCTTCTGAAACTTCAGCTCCTTTTTCAAAAGCCTCATTTCAGCCTTTTCCAGATCTCTGGCTTCATGAGGAGAAACAGAGCGAGTCGATTTCcgagagagagaaagctcaTGCACCTGTTTTTTCAAACCCTCGGTCACTAATTGTGACTCCTGCAACTGCCGAGTCAGATCATCAACACGAGATTTCCAGTCCATGGCTGTTTTCTTATTCATCTCAAGGAGTCTCATCTTCTCTTCCAATTTCGCTGAGTTTTCAGCAAACTTTACTTTGCTCCTAGCGCTCTGCAATTCCGCTTCTTTCTTGAGCTCTTCATTTCTAACTCTAGTGATTTCAAACTTCTTAGACAAACCTTCTGCCAGCTTCATCTGTTCCTTAGCTTTTGCACTCTCCATATCTGCACGTTTTCTCTCTTTCAGAGTCTTTTGTTTTTCAGACTCAAGCTGCTTTTTCAGTGTCTCAAGATTGGATGTCGAAGTAAGCAGATCAGAACTAGTCTTATTAGCTGAAGCTCTTAAAACCTCCAACTCGGAAAGATACTGATCAGCTTTCTTCCTCTCTGATTCAGCTTTCTTCCTCTCTGACTCAGCCTTCTGCCTCTCGCTTACAAGAAGACTTTTAACCAGATTTATTTCCTCCTTCAGTTCAGGAACGTCCGGCTTGATATCCTCATATTTGACCAGCAGAGCCTTTGCCTTGTTCAGTTCTTTACAAACTTGTTCCCTCTCTTCTTCGGAATTATCAGCCCTTGATGTTTCTTTCTTAAGGAGGTTCTTCAGTTCACTGATCTCCTTTTCTCTGCTAGAAGCTTGATCACGAAgaattttaatttcttcactttTTTCTTGAATGTTTCGCTCCAATCTTTGTTGCAAAGAAAATTTCTCAGACTTCAAATCAGAAACTTCTTTCTCCAAAGATCCTTTTTCACCTGAATCATTCTCCTTAGTGTCCATGCTATCCGACATCTCCCTAAGTTCTGTAAACATATAGATAGCATGTCAGCAGTGCCGAGTTAAAAACACACAACAACAAGATTGAGAGGTATAGTAATAAAACCATCTTTCCACCCAACCCACACATCACTAATAGCTCAAGTTAGATAATAAATTCAGTTAATAATCGCCAAAGAATCATCATTCAAGAAGAACCAACGCTACTCAAAACCAAAGACATATGGAATACACCAATAACTTACTCTAACGTGTATAGCTCACCTCAAGATATCAAGGGAACATGTAACACAACAAAAATCAAATAGTAACAACAGCACAACACATCAGAAAACCAACAAGCTAAACCTATGCCACTCGTAGTGAAAGGAATATTCCTTTCAAAGTCCTAACTATCTTTACCAATCTGAATAAACTGATGAAACGTAATCAACTTACTTTTCTGGAGATTGGTTTTCTCATCGTTAGCAGCTCCCATGGCCTTCTGGAGAATCTCTATAGCTTCTTTACAAGCATCTCGCCGCTTCTTCATGCCTAGGTACTTCCCTTGCCACTGAAAAATACAGTCACGTAAATACAACATCGCTAAACACAAGAATTGATCCAAATCTACTATTCAGGAAAATACATACCGCGATGCAGCAAGAGTTCCCTGAAGCCAGCTCAGGTGGAGCATTAGCCGCCATTGCGGGAAGAACGACTCCGATTCTTTAACGAACTCTCACGTAGACTGGAAGCTCCTCGTCATCAATCAGAGGCGGAGAGAAGAGAGGCTGATTTAGAAAACGAAATTCGAAAACCCTGAACCCTAATTTCAGTGAGCAGAAGAAGCGAGAAAGAAGACTGTAGCGTTTGGGAAGAGGAG
It encodes the following:
- the LOC125609339 gene encoding uncharacterized protein LOC125609339 codes for the protein MAANAPPELASGNSCCIAWQGKYLGMKKRRDACKEAIEILQKAMGAANDEKTNLQKKLREMSDSMDTKENDSGEKGSLEKEVSDLKSEKFSLQQRLERNIQEKSEEIKILRDQASSREKEISELKNLLKKETSRADNSEEEREQVCKELNKAKALLVKYEDIKPDVPELKEEINLVKSLLVSERQKAESERKKAESERKKADQYLSELEVLRASANKTSSDLLTSTSNLETLKKQLESEKQKTLKERKRADMESAKAKEQMKLAEGLSKKFEITRVRNEELKKEAELQSARSKVKFAENSAKLEEKMRLLEMNKKTAMDWKSRVDDLTRQLQESQLVTEGLKKQVHELSLSRKSTRSVSPHEARDLEKAEMRLLKKELKFQKKREKHFNEVAEFEKYRREFQAEELGRLKREFGGFTNRMNLLGEYFSRDVEGTATLAKVEGRRKPPKNRSGENNSDARCHLGANPGSQDQACKFSAQLIAKAGRGVSESVSDPISQLDSPTGGSRELLTSGVVSSATSFSEGELLASQGREQFAFTTSAEIAKDIPNIQPTKSSMFHKVDTGKNGKLCFVAENCVQSGQKDRHEVVNEHSRKRKRLSEAMESRKHLSSDDKKKNLQIREKLGALQSMVAETGYKPLREKETLVSCQKKTVMQNSIEFNRLTKTRGNKAEITQVAGKTMCLSTAKGHDAATLFLEEDAATDYMKLLELDQPEDEIYYKIARESLMSPDLPQVNFLGDEIMNEDKNPTTALDLVASSEAYSLNTENASVTVKMPPESPTSDGHILKHFVVFSNTEDQNSIIKIFHAANSCAQRCPSVATAQWAVPAILFSLKMENNLLARERVCVFLSLLLHNFSMVSSMNIGNTLDYDSCACLDSFSKHISSVMADTEAGGILTEFLEELLSLLKDLLSEQRVLYSAKSSETTESGFSIHVTLNGENVALFSRVALTDHLVAGSAILAAICTAVDRFGLIREVSFELLHRHSHEKTPVPLTILHVFAYTAGEKMMSSCDHDISTAVLKSIVMFLENRHFGTVEGNSKLHPGKNKCPFSDKSSSLEAMGSMLMEIVQEFTHSNTVHQRLIEFRPAHKGFQCLLARDQSVSLYDILSLVDLITCYTAWDWTSANIVSPLLKTLGMPLPVNLSVAVVSLLGRLSSIGVDAGGYENEGISNLREKLSSFLQCETTLEAGFGVQIATVSSLLKTLRLDLAIVLQGETSKLPGCGDQSSSVPANMVAKWFSLLSDEQRAFATEFLQTCC